Genomic segment of Glutamicibacter sp. JL.03c:
ACCACCGCACCAGCAAACGCAGCAAGCACTTGGGACAAGCTGGCCCAGTGCGAGTCCGGCGGCAACTGGTCCATCAACACCGGTAACGGTTACTACGGTGGCCTGCAGTTCTCGCTGTCGACTTGGAAGGCATTCGGCGGTTCGGGCATGCCTAACCAGGCTTCGAAGGCTGAGCAGATCCGCATTGCAACCAAGGTTCAGGCTGCACAGGGTTGGGGCGCATGGCCAGCATGTACCGCAAAGCTGGGCATCAGCGGAACCCCAAGCGGCGGTTCGTCGAGCGAATCCACCGCGAGCACTCAGACCCAGAAGTCGACCACCCAGACCAAGTCGACCACCCAGGCCAAGAAGAGCACCCAGACCCAGCAGGCAGCTCCAAAGGTTTCCGAAACCAAGACTTCGACCAGCAACTCGGTCAAGTCCACCAAGCAGGCTGCTCCAAGCACCTCGGGCAAGCACGCGGCTCCAGCTCCAAAGGCACCAGTGTTCAACATTGATGTCACCGACTCGGGCAAGAACTACACCGTCAAGTCCGGCGACACCCTGGCCAAGATTGCTGACCAGCTCGGTGTTGACGACTGGCGCGGCCTGTTCGTTCTGAACGATGATCAGCTGACCAACCCAGATCTGATCATGGTTGGACAGACCCTGAACGTTCCAGCGAACTAATTTCGCTAGACAAGCTTGTTAGGTCCACATGGCGTCAGTTGACGCCGTGTGGACCTCTCCGCATTTAACCCACCTATATATAGGGGACGAATTGGCGCAGTAGTCTGGTGCTATGGATATGAGTGCCGATTCGGACAGAGCTGTTCAGCGAATTCTCAGCAGGGGTTTTGAACGATCCGGGATGCTGGCCGCGTCTTCGGTTCCAAAGATCGCCGGACCAGGTTCATGGTGGGGCGGCTCCCTCAACGTGGAGCAGCTTGCCGTGGGGTCGG
This window contains:
- a CDS encoding transglycosylase family protein; the protein is MIQQKTKKLIRRGGASLAAVAVAGGAIVATTAPANAASTWDKLAQCESGGNWSINTGNGYYGGLQFSLSTWKAFGGSGMPNQASKAEQIRIATKVQAAQGWGAWPACTAKLGISGTPSGGSSSESTASTQTQKSTTQTKSTTQAKKSTQTQQAAPKVSETKTSTSNSVKSTKQAAPSTSGKHAAPAPKAPVFNIDVTDSGKNYTVKSGDTLAKIADQLGVDDWRGLFVLNDDQLTNPDLIMVGQTLNVPAN